In the bacterium genome, AATCAAAAAGAATACTTAAAGGAAAATATAGGTAACGGGAAAAAAGTCCTTATTGAATTTGTAAGTGCAAATCCCACAGGTCCTTTAACAATTGCTCATGGAAGACAAGCAGCATATGGTGAATCACTTTCAAGAATATTAAAATTCTGTAATTTTGATGTGACAAAGGAATACTATATAAATGATGCAGGAAGACAGATGGAATTACTTGGAGAATCTTTAAAGGCAAGATATTATCAACTTAAAGGAGTTGATTATCCAGTCCCTGAAGAAGGATATCTTGGTGAGTATCTAATTGATATTGCAAGGAAGATAAAAGAAACCAAAGATGACAAAAAATTTTTTACCGAATTTGCAGAAAATGAAATACTTAAAGATATTAAAAATGACCTTAAAAATTTTGGCGTTTCTTTTGATAATTGGGTTAGAGAAAGTCAGTTCATTAAAAATAAAGAAGTTGAAAATGTTTTAAATATCTTAAAAGAAAAAAATTTGATTTATGAAAAAGATGGAAGTTTATGGTTTAAAAGTACTTATTTTGGAGATGATAAGGATAGGGTTGTTGTTAAGAGTGATGGAAGTTATACATACCTTGCAACAGATATTGCTTATCACAAATTTAAAATTGATAGGGGTTTTGAATTTCTTATCAACATAGTTGGACCGGACCATCACGGATATATTCCAAGATTGAAAGCATCCGTTGCTTCTTTAGGTTTTAATCCCGACAATCTTTCTGTTCTGATAGTTCAACTTACAACTCTATATAGAGGAAAAGAAAAATTATCAATGTCAACAAGAAAAGGACAGTTTATAACTTTAAAGGAACTTGTTAATGAAATAGGTCCGGATGCTTCCAAATTCTTTTTTCTTTTCAGAAAAATAGACAGTCATCTTGATTTTGACTTAGAAGTTGCTAAAAAAAAGTCAAATGAAAATCCTATTTATTACCTTCAATATGCATATGTTCGTCTGAAACATCTAATTGAATTCGGAAAAGAAAAAGGATATAAAATTGATAACTTTATACCGGAGATTGATTTGTTAAATAAAGAAGAAGAAATTGAAATAATGAAAAAGATATGGAAATTTAATGATGTTATAAGAAGTGTTGTTAAAACATATGGAGTTCATTTACTTGCTGAATATTTACTTGATGTTTCAAAGTTATTCCATTCATATTACCAGAAATACAGAATAGTTGGGGGAGAGAAGGATTTAACATATGCACGACTTTTTCTTGTAAAGTCGCTTCTTATAATTTTTGAATTATCTCTAAATCTTTTAAATGTTTCTCTACCGGAAAGAATGTAATTTTGAAAATTTTTTATTTGGTTTATAATATTTATAAAAAGGAGGGAAAAATGAAACTGGGTGTTTTTATAGTGGTTTTTGGGGGTAAAAGTTTTGATGAAGCACTTGATAAGGTGAAGGAATTGGGACTTGAAGCAGTTGAAATAGGAACAGGTAATTATCCAGGAGATGCTTTCTGTAAGGTTGGTGAATTACTTGAAAATGAAGGGAAATTAAAAGAGTTTAAAAAAGCAATAGAAAAAAGAGGTCTTGAAATATCTGCTTTATCCTGTCATGGAAATCCTCTTCATCCAGACAAAAGCATAGCAGAATCACACAGGCAGGTTCAGAGGAAGACAATTTTACTTGCAGAAAAACTTGGAGTAGGAAGAATTATAACATTTTCTGGTTGTCCCGGAGATAATGAAAATGCAAAATATCCAAACTGGGTAACATGTCCATGGCCCACAGATTTTTCAGAAATTTTAAAATGGCAGTGGGAAAAAGTAGTGATTCCTTACTGGAAGGAAGAAACAGCATTTGCAAGAAAACATAATGTAAAAGAAATATGTCTTGAAATGCATCCCGGTTTTGTCGTATATAATCCGGAAACACTTTTAAAATTAAGAGAAGCAGCAGGTGAAGAAATAGGAGCAAATTTTGACCCGAGTCATCTTTTCTGGCAGGGGATAGACCCGATAGCGGCTGTGAGGAAACTTAAAGGTGCAATATATCATGTTCATGCAAAAGATACAAAAATAAACCCTTACACATCAAGTATAAATGGAGTTCTTGATACAAAAACATATCTTGATGAAGAAAATAGGTCCTGGATATTCAGAACAGTTGGATATGGACATGGATATGAATTCTGGAATGATTTTATTTCAACATTGAGAATGGTGGGATATGATGGTGTATTAAGTATTGAACATGAGGATAGTTTAATGAGTGGTGAAGAAGGACTTAAGAAAGCAATTGAATTTTTGAAAAATGTATTAATTAAAGAGCCAAAGCCAAAAGCATGGTGGACTTAATCTGATTTACTTATTTTTTAAAAAGGGTTAAATATTCTTCTGCAACTTTAAGGTCTTTGAATGCTTCTTTTGCATCGTTTGGTGGTTTTATTTCTCCTTTAATTGCTTTAACAAAATTTACTGCCTGCTGATACATTGCAGATACCCATGGGAAGTGAGGAATTATTGTTAAAGGTGAAGGAATATCTTTATAAATTTTGACTTTACCGGGTCTATTTGAAGCAAGAGGAGCAGGAAGCGAAAGTTCAATATATCCTTTCTCAAAACATATAAAAACTTTTTCTTCCCATTCAATAGATGTATTATAGGGTGCCATTTCTATAACTCCTGAAATACCTGAATTACTCTCCACTACCATTAAAACCTTTGAACTATCCGCAAATTTAACTTTGTAGTCCTCTCCCAAAATAAATCTCATAAAGTTTATCTGATGAATATAATAGTTCACAAAATCAACATATTCTTTAAATTCAAATTCATCCATATTTTTCGGTTTCGGGTCATATTCAATATTCTCTGGTAATTTTTCATCTGTGATAATTAAATCCTTAAAACCTCCTGCAATCCAGTCACCGGGTGGCATTGTTATTCTTACATATCTTAATTTTCCAATCTCACCTGTTTTTTTAAATTCATCAATTAATTTTTTAACATAAATTGAAGCAGGGTCACTTCTCTTATGATAACCCACCATTACCCAGGTTCCTGACTTTTCAATAATTTCCAGTATTTTTTCACCAATTTCAACAGAACTTGCAAGTGGTTTTTCTATAAAAACAGGTCTTTTTGCTTTCAGGATTTCTTTAAGAATTACATAATGTCTTGTAAATGGCTGTGATGCAACTATCCCATCAAAATCTTCTTTTTCAATCATTTCATCAAAACCTTTATAAAAATTTTTAATTCCGTATCTCTCTGCAACTTTTTTTCCAAGTTTTTCCCTTATCTCACATATTGCAACGACCTCACAATCAGGAATAAGAACATAATTTTTCAGATGAGCACACTGGCCCATTGCACCAACACCAACAAACACAATTTTAATTTTTTCATTATTCATTTTTTCTCCCTTTGAAATTTTACTTTCTCTATATTTTTTTGTAAAATTATAAATTATGGAAAACTTTTTTCAAGATATCTGGAGAAAAATAGAAAATTTCTGGATTAAAAAAGGATGTCTTTTGTGGCATCCTTATAATGTTGAGGTAGGAGCAGGAACCTTAAATCCAGCAACCTTTTTTGGGATAATAGGAAACAAAAAATGGAATGTTGTATATCTTGAGCCCTCTGTAAGACCTGCTGATGGAAGGTATGGAGAAAATCCTGTAAGATTGTATCTCCATCATCAAATTCAGGTTATAATGAAACCACCCCCTTTTGATATACAAAAAATTTATCTTAAA is a window encoding:
- the argS gene encoding arginine--tRNA ligase translates to MRIDVKSTIENTLKKSIIDFKKDVNFDVLPVEKEEFGDFYTNISFRLADKENSPQKIAEVIKEKIYPDLKGIIKKIEVKNGFINFFIDEDIYRQHILKICQNQKEYLKENIGNGKKVLIEFVSANPTGPLTIAHGRQAAYGESLSRILKFCNFDVTKEYYINDAGRQMELLGESLKARYYQLKGVDYPVPEEGYLGEYLIDIARKIKETKDDKKFFTEFAENEILKDIKNDLKNFGVSFDNWVRESQFIKNKEVENVLNILKEKNLIYEKDGSLWFKSTYFGDDKDRVVVKSDGSYTYLATDIAYHKFKIDRGFEFLINIVGPDHHGYIPRLKASVASLGFNPDNLSVLIVQLTTLYRGKEKLSMSTRKGQFITLKELVNEIGPDASKFFFLFRKIDSHLDFDLEVAKKKSNENPIYYLQYAYVRLKHLIEFGKEKGYKIDNFIPEIDLLNKEEEIEIMKKIWKFNDVIRSVVKTYGVHLLAEYLLDVSKLFHSYYQKYRIVGGEKDLTYARLFLVKSLLIIFELSLNLLNVSLPERM
- a CDS encoding sugar phosphate isomerase/epimerase; this encodes MKLGVFIVVFGGKSFDEALDKVKELGLEAVEIGTGNYPGDAFCKVGELLENEGKLKEFKKAIEKRGLEISALSCHGNPLHPDKSIAESHRQVQRKTILLAEKLGVGRIITFSGCPGDNENAKYPNWVTCPWPTDFSEILKWQWEKVVIPYWKEETAFARKHNVKEICLEMHPGFVVYNPETLLKLREAAGEEIGANFDPSHLFWQGIDPIAAVRKLKGAIYHVHAKDTKINPYTSSINGVLDTKTYLDEENRSWIFRTVGYGHGYEFWNDFISTLRMVGYDGVLSIEHEDSLMSGEEGLKKAIEFLKNVLIKEPKPKAWWT
- a CDS encoding Gfo/Idh/MocA family oxidoreductase; this translates as MNNEKIKIVFVGVGAMGQCAHLKNYVLIPDCEVVAICEIREKLGKKVAERYGIKNFYKGFDEMIEKEDFDGIVASQPFTRHYVILKEILKAKRPVFIEKPLASSVEIGEKILEIIEKSGTWVMVGYHKRSDPASIYVKKLIDEFKKTGEIGKLRYVRITMPPGDWIAGGFKDLIITDEKLPENIEYDPKPKNMDEFEFKEYVDFVNYYIHQINFMRFILGEDYKVKFADSSKVLMVVESNSGISGVIEMAPYNTSIEWEEKVFICFEKGYIELSLPAPLASNRPGKVKIYKDIPSPLTIIPHFPWVSAMYQQAVNFVKAIKGEIKPPNDAKEAFKDLKVAEEYLTLFKK